The following coding sequences are from one Chanos chanos chromosome 12, fChaCha1.1, whole genome shotgun sequence window:
- the LOC115825441 gene encoding H-2 class I histocompatibility antigen, Q10 alpha chain-like, whose amino-acid sequence MGVPTIGFVLLVVAVLPAQCERHSLYYIYTALSKPVSVPGIHEFTAMGLLDDKEIDYYNSQDKVKIPRQDWMRESLTADYWEKGTQSRKSKEQWFKVNVNILMDRMRHNQSDVHVLQWRHGCEAERHSDGSVRFVSGVDQYSYDGSDFLSFDDDTMQWVAPVDQAVPTKRKWDDVPILNQYTKGYLEKECVDWLSKFMTYGEEDLKKHSPPDVYAFAKKAKSPGKLTLTCMATDFYPKDITLLIRKNRIRLDDTEPQNVMPNGDGTYQLRKSVEIPEAEKADYDCWVNHRTLDQPKIAIWDGNCGNCDGERVLGGVIGGVVGVVLTLMVVGVIIFVLRKRGLLGEYCSSRQRDINVQPRTFDQSGGVSVVTMGSPPVKADGGLPVNTPLLTETGSEDKSSNRSSDSGQGSSGSSPGGSNENVNETAQMLTGSLGVFRGPKGVTRG is encoded by the exons ATGGGGGTTCCAACGATTGGGTTTGTTCTGTTAGTTGTCGCTGTTCTCCCGGCACAGTGTG AGAGACACTCTCTCTATTACATATACACCGCCCTCTCCAAACCTGTCTCTGTACCTGGAATCCATGAGTTCACTGCTATGGGCCTGCTTGATGACAAAGAGATTGACTACTACAACAGTCAGGACAAAGTCAAGATTCCAAGACAAGACTGgatgagagagagtctgacagcTGACTACTGGGAGAAAGGCACTCAGTCACGAAAGAGTAAAGAGCAGTGGTTTAAAGTCAATGTCAATATTCTGATGGATCGAATGAGACACAATCAGTCTG ATGTCCATGTTCTTCAGTGGAGACATGGCTGTGAGGCTGAGAGACACTCTGATGGATCAGTAAGATTTGTGAGTGGTGTTGACCAGTACAGTTATGATGGTAGTGACTTCCTGTCCTTTGATGATGACACTATGCAGTGGGTGGCCCCAGTTGATCAGGCCGTTCCCACTAAAAGGAAGTGGGATGATGTGCCCATTCTCAACCAGTACACTAAGGGTTACCTTGAGAAGGAGTGTGTGGACTGGCTCTCCAAGTTCATGACTTATGGGGAAGAGGATCTCAAGAAACATT ctcctcctgacGTTTACGCTTTTGCAAAGAAAGCTAAATCACCGGGCAAGCTGACCCTGACCTGTATGGCCACTGACTTCTACCCCAAAGATATTACACTGCTCATCAGAAAGAATCGTATTCGACTGGATGACACAGAACCCCAGAATGTCATGCCAAACGGAGATGGAACCTACCagctgaggaagagtgtggagaTCCCTGAGGCTGAAAAAGCAGATTATGACTGTTGGGTGAACCACAGGACCCTGGACCAACCAAAAATTGCTATTTGGG ATGGGAACTGTGGGAACTGTGATGGAGAAAGAGTTCTTGGTGGTGTCATTGGTGGTGTTGTCGGAGTTGTCCTCACTCTGATGGTGGTTGGTGTCATCATCTTTGTTCTCCGTAAGAGAGGACTACTTGGTGAGTACT GCTCATCAAGACAGAGAG ACATAAATGTCCAGCCCAGAACATTTGATCAGTCAGGAGGAGTCTCTGTAGTGACCATGGGATCTCCACCTG TGAAAGCAGATGGGGGACTTCCAGTGAACACACCACTGCTGACTGAGACAG gATCAGAGGATAAAAGCTCCAATCGTTCATCTGATTCAG GCCAGGGGAGCAGTGGTAGTTCACCAGGAGGCAGCAACGAGAATGTTAATGAAACTGCACAAATGCTGACAG gATCATTAGGGGTCTTTAGGGGTCCAAAGGGGGTGACACGGGGGTGA
- the cenpa gene encoding histone H3-like centromeric protein A, with protein MKHGGPSRRRKPATPKRRSPAKPPEPTSRRVSGPSGASPQKKRRFRPGTRALMEIRKYQKSTNLLLRKAPFSRLVREVCQMFSRGHLMWQGYALLALQEAAEAFLVRLFSDANLCAIHAKRVTLFPRDIQLARRIRGVENM; from the exons ATGAAGCACGGTGGCCCGTCGCGTAGACGAAAACCTGCCACCCCTAAACGCAGGTCACCCGCAAAACCTCCAGAGCCAACGTCCAGGCGTGTCAGTGGACCTTCAG GAGCTTCCCcgcagaaaaagagaagatttCGCCCAGGCACACGTGCTCTGATGGAGATCCGTAAATATCAGAAATCCACGAACCTGCTACTGCGCAAGGCCCCCTTTTCACGACTG gTGCGTGAGGTTTGCCAGATGTTCAGTAGAGGTCACCTGATGTGGCAGGGTTACGCGTTGCTGGCCTTGCAAGAG GCAGCAGAAGCCTTCTTGGTTCGTCTCTTTTCAGATGCCAACCTGTGCGCCATCCATGCCAAGAGAGTGACTCTGTTCCCCAGGGACATCCAGTTGGCACGCAGGATCAGGGGAGTGGAGAACATGTGA
- the LOC115825442 gene encoding LIM/homeobox protein Lhx9-like: MSAESNILDDLLSSSFHGDEEGGAEPDHHRRNSPGDEYSTSCQSPAMDSPFTCAGCGGRVCDQVILLAAGQAWHGECLRCSQCQCELQTHPSLYSRDGSIYCQQDYYRLFAVGQCARCSQPIPPSAMVMRSGEMTFHPQCFSCQECDVTFVPGNLYCVEGRKLYCWAHYQTDRDLSPNHTHLLQNSHTDGEREEPGISPENQLDDRPSGGGSWRRAKRIRTCFRTEQLRALESYFSQKHNPDAKDWACLSQRTSLPKRVLQVWFQNARARLRRSLSKETSHGCASPLPPKAETMTTVDMSVIAMTTVDMSGIPPHAAQSLQTSTINHLEFSLLTGQTHTENRDTYNGSLLLNLSTQEAPGLSPLETTDFNDPSERSGFDSDIAPFGYY; the protein is encoded by the exons ATGTCCGCAGAGAGCAACATCCTCGATGACTTATTGTCCAGCAGTTTCCACGGTGACGAGGAGGGCGGGGCTGAGCCTGATCACCACAGGAGGAATTCACCTGGAGATGAATATTCCACGTCTTGT CAGTCCCCGGCGATGGACAGTCCATTCACATGTGCGGGCTGCGGTGGACGTGTGTGTGACCAAGTGATCTTATTGGCTGCAGGACAGGCGTGGCATGGGGAGTGTCTTCGCTgcagtcagtgtcagtgtgaactTCAGACACATCCGTCGCTGTACAGTCGGGATGGCAGCATCTACTGTCAGCAGGATTACTACAG GTTATTCGCCGTCGGTCAATGTGCCCGCTGCTCTCAGCCAATCCCGCCCTCTGCTATGGTCATGAGGTCAGGAGAGATGACCTTTCACCCTCAGTGTTTTTCCTGTCAG GAATGTGATGTGACTTTTGTTCCTGGAAACCTGTACTGCGTGGAGGGGAGAAAACTCTACTGCTGGGCCCATTACCAAACTGACAGAGATCTGTCTCCAAatcatacacacctgcttcagaaCTCACACACCGACG GTGAGAGGGAGGAGCCAGGCATCAGTCCTGAGAACCAATTGGATGACAGGCCCTCGGGGGGCGGGTCGTGGCGACGCGCTAAGCGAATCAGGACTTGTTTTCGTACCGAGCAGCTTAGAGCGCTGGAATCAtatttcagtcaaaaacatAATCCTGATGCCAAAGACTGGGCGTGTCTGTCCCAAAGAACCAGTTTACCAAAGAGAGTCTTGCAG gtGTGGTTTCAGAATGCTCGAGCCAGGCTACGACGATCCCTCTCCAAAGAAACTTCACATGGGTGTGCCTCACCCCTCCCTCCAAAAGCTGAAACCATGACGACTGTGGACATGTCAGTGATCGCCATGACGACTGTGGACATGTCCGGGATCCCTCCCCACGCTGCTCAGAGCCTCCAGACCTCTACCATCAACCATCTGGAGTTCTCTTTACTTACTGGTCAGACCCatactgaaaacagagacacatacaaTGGCTCTCTTCTTCTTAACCTCAGTACCCAGGAGGCACCTGGGCTCTCCCCATTAGAGACCACAGACTTTAATGATCCCAGTGAGAGAAGTGGATTTGACAGTGATATTGCTCCGTTCGGCTATTACTGA